One region of Populus trichocarpa isolate Nisqually-1 chromosome 4, P.trichocarpa_v4.1, whole genome shotgun sequence genomic DNA includes:
- the LOC7487401 gene encoding aspartic proteinase PCS1, which translates to MASPPLFKETMLPLLLLFTSLFLSTQETELKNDSLSFSFPLTSLPRSPQTSPSFYSSFISQSKKTPALKSAASPYNYRSRFKYSMILLVSLPIGTPPQSQQMILDTGSQLSWIQCHKKVPRKPPPSTVFDPSLSSSFSVLPCNHPLCKPRIPDFTLPTSCDLNRLCHYSYFYADGTLAEGNLVREKITFSTSQSTPPLILGCAEDASDDKGILGMNLGRLSFASQAKITKFSYCVPTRQVRPGFTPTGSFYLGENPNSAGFQYISLLTFSQSQRMPNLDPLAHTVALQGIRIGNKKLNIPVSAFRADPSGAGQSMIDSGSEFTYLVDVAYNKVREEVVRLAGPRLKKGYVYSGVSDMCFDGNAMEIGRLIGNMVFEFDKGVEIVIEKGRVLADVGGGVHCVGIGRSEMLGAASNIIGNFHQQNLWVEFDIANRRVGFGKADCSRSV; encoded by the coding sequence ATGGCCTCTCCTCCTCTTTTCAAAGAAACCATGCTTCCCCTCCTCCTTCTCTTCacctctctcttcctctcaaCCCAAGAAACCGAACTTAAAAATgactctctttccttttctttccctctcACCTCCCTCCCTCGTTCTCCACAAACCTCTCCAAGTTTCTACTCTTCTTTCATCTCACAATCCAAGAAAACCCCAGCACTCAAAAGTGCAGCATCACCATATAATTACAGGTCAAGATTCAAGTACTCGATGATATTACTAGTGTCTCTCCCTATTGGGACACCACCACAATCTCAGCAAATGATTTTGGACACAGGCAGCCAGTTGTCATGGATTCAGTGCCATAAAAAGGTTCCTAGGAAACCCCCACCTAGTACTGTCTTTGATCCTTCTTTGTCTTCTTCATTCTCGGTTTTACCATGTAATCATCCACTTTGTAAGCCTAGAATCCCTGACTTTACCCTACCAACTTCCTGTGACCTGAATCGTCTGTGCCACTATTCTTACTTCTATGCTGATGGAACATTAGCTGAGGGTAACCTTGTAAGAGAAAAGATTACATTTTCTACGTCTCAAAGTACCCCTCCCTTGATCCTAGGTTGTGCCGAGGATGCAAGTGATGACAAGGGTATCTTGGGAATGAACCTTGGGAGGCTGTCCTTCGCTTCCCAAGCTAAAATAACCAAGTTCTCGTATTGTGTACCCACCCGGCAAGTTCGGCCCGGTTTTACACCAACCGGGTCGTTTTACTTGGGTGAAAACCCGAATTCAGCTGGGTTTCAGTATATTAGTCTTTTGACATTTTCCCAAAGTCAACGGATGCCCAACTTGGACCCTTTGGCTCACACTGTCGCCTTGCAAGGAATTAGGATTggcaacaaaaaattaaatatcccGGTTTCAGCCTTCCGGGCTGATCCTAGCGGGGCGGGTCAATCCATGATTGACTCCGGGTCCGAGTTCACTTACTTGGTGGATGTGGCTTATAATAAGGTGAGGGAGGAAGTAGTGAGACTAGCGGGGCCAAGACTGAAAAAGGGCTACGTGTATAGTGGTGTATCCGACATGTGTTTCGATGGGAATGCGATGGAGATCGGACGGTTGATAGGCAATATGGTGTTTGAGTTTGACAAGGGTGTGGAGATAGTAATTGAGAAGGGGAGGGTTTTAGCAGATGTTGGTGGTGGGGTCCATTGTGTTGGGATCGGACGGTCAGAAATGCTGGGCGCTGCTAGCAATATAATAGGAAATTTTCATCAGCAAAATCTATGGGTGGAGTTTGATATAGCCAATCGTAGAGTGGGCTTTGGTAAGGCTGATTGTAGCAGATCAGTGTAA